One Panicum virgatum strain AP13 chromosome 9K, P.virgatum_v5, whole genome shotgun sequence genomic region harbors:
- the LOC120649689 gene encoding cytochrome P450 81Q32-like, protein MDKAYIAVLSVAFLFLLHYLLGRRGGGGRGKGAQKLPPSPPGVPFLGHLHLVKTPFHAALIRLAARHGPVFSLRMGSRRAVVVSSPECARECLTEHDVTFANRPSSPSPSLRLLSFDGALLSRASYGPYWRNIRRVATVQLLSAHRVACMTPTICAEVRAMVRRMERAAAAAPGGAARVQLKRRLFELSLSVLMETIARTKTSRTEANADDTDMSPEAHEFKQIVDEMIPYLGAANRWDYLPVLQWLDVFGVRNKILATVSRRDAFLRRLIDAVRRRMDDGGEGENKSMIAVLLALQKSEPEVYTETTIMALCMNLFGAGTDTTSSTTEWAMSLLLNHPEALNKAQAEIDAAVGTSRLVTADDLSRLPYLQCIIHETFRLYPAAPLLLPHESSADCKVGGYDVPRGTMLLVNAYAIHRDPAAWEDPAEFRPERFEDGKAEGRLLMPFGMGRRKCPGEALALRTVGLVLGALIQCFDWGRADGVEVDMAEGGGVTMARAVPLEAMCRPRAAMRHVLEEL, encoded by the exons ATGGATAAGGCCTACATCGCCGTCCTCTCCgtcgccttcctcttcttgctcCACTACCTCTTGgggcgccggggcggcggcggcaggggcaagGGCGCGCAGAAGCTGCCGCCGAGCCCTCCGGGCGTCCCGTTCctcggccacctccacctcgtcaAGACGCCGTTCCACGCGGCGCTGATCCGCCTCGCGGCGCGCCACGGCCCGGTGTTCTCCCTGCGCATGGGCTCCCGCCGCGCCGTGGTGGTGTCCTCGCCCGAGTGCGCCAGGGAGTGCCTCACGGAGCACGACGTGACCTTCGCCAACCGCCCGAGCTCCCCCTCCCCGTCGCTGCGGCTCCTGTCCTTCGATGGCGCCCTGCTGTCGAGGGCCAGCTACGGGCCCTACTGGCGCAACATCCGCCGCGTCGCCACCGTCCAGCTCCTCTCCGCGCACCGCGTCGCCTGCATGACCCCCACCATCTGCGCCGAGGTGCGCGCCATGGTGCGGAGGATggaacgcgccgccgcggcggcccccggcggcgccgcgcgcgtcCAGCTGAAGCGCAGGCTGTTCGAGCTCTCCCTCAGCGTCCTCATGGAGACCATCGCGCGGACCAAGACGTCCCGCACCGAGGCCAACGCCGACGACACGGACATGTCGCCGGAGGCGCACGAGTTCAAGCAGATCGTCGACGAGATGATCCCGTACCTCGGCGCGGCCAACCGGTGGGACTACCTGCCGGTGCTGCAGTGGCTCGACGTCTTCGGCGTGAGGAACAAGATCCTCGCCACCGTGAGCAGGAGGGACGCGTTCCTGAGGCGGCTCATCGACGCGGTGCGGCGGAGgatggacgacggcggcgagggcgagaaCAAGAGCATGATCGCCGTGCTGCTCGCTTTACAGAAGTCGGAGCCGGAGGTCTACACTGAAACCACCATCATGGCGCTCTGTATG AACCTATTTGGCGCCGGAACGGATACCACATCCTCGACGACAGAATGGGCCATGTCGCTCCTGCTGAACCACCCTGAGGCGCTCAACAAGGCGCAGGCCGAGATCGACGCGGCCGTGGGCACCTCCCGCCTTGTCACCGCCGATGACCTGTCCCGCCTCCCCTACCTCCAGTGCATCATCCACGAGACGTTCCGGCTCtacccggcggcgccgctgcttCTGCCGCACGAGTCCTCGGCGGACTGCAAGGTGGGCGGCTACGACGTGCCCCGCGGCACGATGCTGCTGGTGAACGCGTACGCCATCCACCGGGACCCCGCGGCGTGGGAGGACCCGGCCGAGTTCAGGCCGGAGCGGTTCGAGGACGGCAAGGCCGAGGGCCGGCTGCTGATGCCGTTCGGGATGGGGCGGCGCAAGTGCCCCGGGGAGGCGCTGGCGCTGCGGACGGTCGGCCTCGTGCTCGGCGCGCTGATCCAGTGCTTCGACTGGGGCAGGGCGGACGGCGTCGAGGTCGACATGGCTGAGGGCGGAGGTGTGACCATGGCCAGGGCCGTCCCGCTGGAGGCTATGTGTAGGCCTCGTGCGGCCATGCGGCATGTTCTTGAGGAGCTCtga